The DNA sequence ACAGGTAAAACAACGATGAATCTACTGGATTATGTTCTAAACAATGATGAAATGATGGATGAAAAAACAGCTGAAACCTTAATTATCAGTCGGATATCGGCTTCTGTTAAAGAGGTGACAGAGGCGATGGAAGGAATTATGACCCCTTTTCAAAAAATGATGATGAAACAAGTTCTCACGCATCTTCATGAATTATCTGAAAGAATTGAAGAGATGGATATCATCATTGAGACGTATATGGCAGAATATTGGGAAGCGATTAAGAAGCTTGAACAAATTCCTGGAGTCGGAAAGAAAAGTGCGGAAATTATTTTAGCTGAAATCGGATTGGATATGAATCAATTTCCAACTGCGGGGCATCTAGCTTCATGGGCAGGTGTAGCTCCTGGAAATAATGAAAGTGCGGGCAAAAGAAAAAGCGGGCGAACCCGCAAAGGAAATAAGATACTAAAATCGACCCTCGCACAGGCTGCGAAATCAGCAGCTAAGAATAAAAATAGCTTCTTTCATGCTCAGTATCAACGAATTGCCATCAGAAGAGGAAAAAATAGAGCCACCATGGCGGTCGCTCATTCCATCCTAATCGCCATCTATCATATGTTGAAAGACGACCAGGAGTTTATTGATTTAGGATCCGACTACTACCATCAATTTAATACCGAGAAAAAAATCAACTCATACCTGAAAAAGTTAGCTGCTTTAGGATACAGAGTTGATGAGCATTCTACGATATCACCAGTCGGATAATTTATTATCGTAAAAAACAAGTGATTTAAAACATAAAAACACAAACAATTGTTGTTGAAAGTTGCCTTTATTTCGACAGTAATTTATGACATGATTCGAGGCCTACAAGGGAGGTCTTTTCAAAGCTGACCTCACGGAGGGAGTTTGTATTTATTTTCAT is a window from the Turicibacter bilis genome containing:
- a CDS encoding IS110 family transposase, yielding MDVLYKTCCGIDVHKMKLVACLCKGHKQEIKEFSAKTKDIKAMANWLEENQCEMVAMESTSVYWKPLVNIFEMRGLNYMIVNAKDFKAVPGRKTDVLDSAWLADLLRHGLLKSSFIPSREQRELREATRYRKAITEERARALNRLQKLLEGANIKIGSVLSTITGKTTMNLLDYVLNNDEMMDEKTAETLIISRISASVKEVTEAMEGIMTPFQKMMMKQVLTHLHELSERIEEMDIIIETYMAEYWEAIKKLEQIPGVGKKSAEIILAEIGLDMNQFPTAGHLASWAGVAPGNNESAGKRKSGRTRKGNKILKSTLAQAAKSAAKNKNSFFHAQYQRIAIRRGKNRATMAVAHSILIAIYHMLKDDQEFIDLGSDYYHQFNTEKKINSYLKKLAALGYRVDEHSTISPVG